From Scatophagus argus isolate fScaArg1 chromosome 10, fScaArg1.pri, whole genome shotgun sequence, a single genomic window includes:
- the LOC124065956 gene encoding cytochrome c oxidase subunit 5B, mitochondrial, translating into MAGRFLLRTFTTTTLKLRNNVLATPLLRAMATGKGIPTNEEQATGLERRILQGLKQGKDPYSTLKPKSYAGTKEDPHIVPCIGTKRLVGCICEEDNTAIVWFWLHEGDAQRCPSCGSYYKLEHHELPH; encoded by the exons ATGGCAGGACGTTTTCTTCTTCGAacttttacaacaacaacacttaAGCTGAGGAACAATGTGCTGGCCACACCGTTGCTCCGTGCTATGGCCACAGGGAAAG gAATACCAACGAATGAGGAACAGGCCACTGGACTGGAGCGACGCATCCTGCAGGGCCTGAAACAAGGAAAG GATCCCTACAGTACGCTGAAGCCCAAGAGCTATGCTGGCACCAAGGAGGACCCTCACATCGTGCCATGTATTGGAACCAAGAGGCTGGTGGGCTGTATTT GTGAGGAAGACAACACTGCTATTGTATGGTTCTGGCTTCATGAGGGAGATGCCCAGCGCTGTCCTTCCTGTGGTTCCTACTATAAGCTGGAACACCATGAGCTCCCCCACTGA